The stretch of DNA GACCGGATCGCCGTGGTCGGCGCCGGCGTGGTCGGCGCCCTGGCGGCCTGGATGTGCGCCGCGATGCCGGGTACCCGGGTAGAGCTGGTGGATGTGATGCCGGGCCGTTCCGCCCTGGCCGAGGCCCTGGGGCTCGACTTCTCCCTCCCGGACTCGGCCCGGCGCGAGAATGACCTGGTGATCCATGCCAGCGGTCAGGCCGAGGGGCTGCGCCTGGCCCTTTCCCTGTCCGGTTCCCAGGCGAAGGTGGTGGAGATGAGCTGGTTCGGCAGCGCCGAGGTCGTGCTGCCGCTGGGCGAGGCCTTCCACTCGCGGCGCCTGACGCTGCAGGCGAGCCAGGTCGGGCACCTGCCCCCCGAGCGCGCGACCCGCTGGGATTATCGTCGTCGCCTGGCCCTGGCCCTGGACCTGTTGCGCGACCCCCGTCTCGACGCCCTGATCAGCGGTGAGAGCGACTTCAACGAGCTGCCGGCGCTGATGCCACGCCTGGCCGCCGGCGGGGGCGACGTGCTCTGCCATCGCCTGCGCTATCCGAACCCTTCCTGACGCGAGGAGCCTGCCTCATGTACCGCCTCAACGTTCGCGACCATTTCATGATCGCCCACAGCTTTCGCGGCGAGGTCTTCGGCCCCGCCCAGCGCCTGCATGGTGCCACCTACGTGGTCGACGTGACCTTCCAGCGCCGCGAGCTCGACGACAACGGCCTGGTCGTGGACATCGGCCTGGCCGGCGAGGCCCTCAAGCGCGTGCTGGCCGAATTCAACTTCCAGAATCTCGACGAGGTGGAGGAGTTCCAGGGGCGCAACACCACCACCGAGTTCATGGCGCGGGTGCTCTTCGAACGCCTCGCCACGGCCATCCAGCTCGGCCACCTCGGCGAGGCCGCCCTGGGGCTCGACTCCCTCTGCGTGACCCTGCATGAATCGCATGTCGCCTGGGCCAGCTACGAGGGCGCGCTTTGATGCCACAGGAGTCGAGGCCCGACCTGGTCCTGATCGTCGCTGGTGACCCCGACCAGAAGACCGGCGGGTATCTCTACGATGCCCGCATGGTGGCGGAACTGCGCCGGCAGGCGTGGCGGGTCGAGGTGGTGGGGCTCCAGGGGCGGTTCCCGCTGCCCGACCGTGAGGCTCGCTACAGCCTGGCGACGACCCTGGCGGGCCTGCCCGATGATGCCCTGGTGGTCATCGACGGCCTGGCCATGGGCGGATTGCCCGATGAGGTCGAGCGGCATGCCGAGCGTCTGCGGATCGTCGCCCTCGTCCATCACCCCCTGGCCGACGAGACCGGCCTCGACGTCGCCCGGCAGAGGTGGTTTCGCGAGAGCGAGGCCCGGGCGCTGGCGGCGGCTCGTCGGGTGATCGTCACCAGCCATCACACCGCCCGGGGCCTGTCGGACTTCGGCGTTTCCGACCATCGCATCCGGGTCGCCGAACCCGGCGTCGACAGGGCCCCCCTGGCCGACGCAGCCCTGGACTCCGAGGCCCCGGCGCATGCCTGCCGGCTGCTCTGCGTGGCGACCCTGACGCCGCGCAAGGGCCTCGGCCTGCTGGTCGAGGCGCTGGCCTCGCTCACCGACCGCGCCTGGACCTGCGAGGTCATCGGCAGCCACCGGCGTGACCCCGGGCATGCGGCCGCCCTGCTGGCCGAGGCGCAGCGTCTTGGCCTTTCCGACCGGCTGCGCTTCCTGGGAGAGCGCGATGACCGCGAGCTGGAGGCGGCCTACCGCCAGGCGGATCTCTTCGTGCTGCCCTCCTGGTACGAGGGCTACGGCATGGTGGTGACCGAGGCGCTGGCCCGTGGACTGCCGGTGATCACCACCACCGGCGGGGCGCTGGCCGACACCCTGCCCCCCGGGGCGGGTATCGCCGTGCCGCCCGGTGATGTCGGCGCCCTTCGAGAGGCGCTGTCCCGCTGGCTGGACGACCCCGACCTCAGGCGCCGGCTTCGCCGCGGCGCCCGTGAGGCCAGGAACGGGCTGGCCGATTGGCAAGAGGCGGGGCGGGGCTTCATGGCCGCCCTGGACGGCATTCCCGAGGCGCCGATCCGCGATGCGGCGCGTCCCGAGGCGAGGTGCTCGTCATGACGGCGTCCCACGACCACGACGTGTTCTCCGCTGAGTGGCTGTCGCTTCGCGAGGGCCTGGATGCCCGGTCGCGCAGCCATCGCCTGACCGGCCTGGCCGCCGATTGGCTGAGCGAGCGCGACGCCCCCCACGGCATCGTCGACCTGGGCAGCGGCAGCGGCAGCAACCTTCGCTTCCTGTCCGCTCGGCTGCCGGGCCCCCAGCGCTGGCGACTGGTCGATCACGATGCCGAGCTGCTGGCCCATGCCCGCCGGCGAGGCGCGCCACTGCGCGACGGGGCAGGGCGCGCGCTCGGCCTTGAGACCGCCTGCCGCAGCCTGTTCCCGGTCGATCGCGAGCTGCTGGCCGATGTCGACCTGGTGGTCGCCTCGGCCCTGTTCGACCTGATGCCGCGGTCCTGGGTGGCGTCGCTGGTGGGCGCCTGCGCGTCTCGCGGCCAGGCCCTGCTGCTCACCCTCAGCGTGGACGGCGACTGTGCCTTCCTCGACCGCCGGGGCGAGCGCGTCGAGGACGGTGAGGACATCGCCGTGCGCACCCTCTTCCAGGCCCACCAGCTCCGCGACAAGGGCCTCGGGCCCGCGCTGGGCGGCGAGGCCCCCGCGGTGCTGGCTAGCCTGCTGACGACCGCCGGCTTCCGGGTGGAGAGCGCCGCCACGCCCTGGCACCTGGCGCCGGGCGACACCTCGCAGTGCTCCCTGGCCGAGGCGCTGATCACGGGCTGGCACGACGCCGCCCTGGAGGAGGCGCCGACCCAGGCGACGCGCCTCGGTGACTGGCGAGACCGACGCCTGGGGGGCCTTCACGCCGGCGAGCTGGGCGTGACGGTGGGGCATCGTGACCTCTTCGCCTGGCCGGCGTCCTCGGCGGGTCCAGCGTGAACATGGGTGTCCGTCGAGCCCCTCGCCTGTGGCGGCCCTTGGCCAGCCTCCTCCTGCTCGGCGGCCTGTGGGTGTGGCTCGAGCCGGGGGAGGTGGTCGACGCGGTCGGTCCGTTGGCGCCGGGCTGGATGCTGCTGGCCCTGGCCCTGACGCTGCCGCAGGTGCTGCTCTCCGCCTGGCGCTGGCGGCTCACCTCGTCGCGTCTTGGCCTGCCCCTTGGCTGGGGGCGCGCCTTGCGGGAGTACTACCTGGCCCTGTTCCTCAACCAGGTGCTGCCCGGCGGGGTGGCGGGGGATGCCGCCAGGGCCTGGCGGCACTCCCGGGACAGCGGTCGGCGGGGCAGTGCCTGGCGGGCGGTGATCATCGAACGCGCCTCCGGCCAGCTGGCCCTGCTGCTGCTGACCCTGCTGGTCGTGGCGCTGTCACCGCTGTGGCAGGGCCTGCTGGGCGAGGCGCTGGCGAGCCTGTCATCACCGCTGGTGCTGGGCGTGGCATCGCTGCTGGTGCTGCTCGGCGTGCCCGTGACGCGACGTCTGCTGCGCCGGCCGCCGGTGGCACTGGCCGGGCTGGGGGGCGACCTGCGCCGCAGCCTGCTGGCCTCCTCGGTCTGGCCGCGGCAGCTCGCCGGCTCCCTGCTGGTGGTCCTGAGCTACGCGCTGGTGTTCGTCTGCGCGGCCCGGACGATCGGCGTCACCCTGCCCCTGGGCACCCTGCTGGCGCTGGTGCCGCCGGTCCTGATGGCGATGGTGATTCCGCTCTCCTTCGCCGGCTGGGGGCTGCGGGAAGGGGCGGCGGCGCTGGTCTGGGGGCTGGCCGGCCTGGCACCGGCCGAGGGGGTGGCGGTGTCGATGGCTTATGGGCTGCTGGTGCTGGTGGCCAGCCTGCCTGGTGCGCTGTGCCTGCCGGGCCCGTCGCGCCGCGCTGCCGCTGGGCCGTCCGGCGATGGGTCAGGGCCGGGTGAGGTCCAGGTCGAAGACGGTGTCGTCGCCGCAGCGGAATGATCGCGCGACGGGTCGACGCGCCTGATCCAGGGTGGCGATGGGCGTCATGGCCAGCCCCGGGCGACCGGAGCCGATCAGCAGGGGGGCCACCAGCAGGTGCAGGCGGTCGAGCACGCCGGCCTCCAGGAACCTCGACACCGTGATGCCGCCGCCCTCGACCAGCACGCGCTCGAGCCCCCGCGCGGCCAGCGCATCGAGCACGGCCGCGGGGTCGAAGCCGTCGGTGCCCACCGGCAGCCGCAGGCGGGTGACATGGTCGGACGCCGGCGGCGCGATATCGACCTGCTCGCCGACCAGGTGGAGGGTCGGCGCCTCGGCTTCGCTGAGCAGGCGCAGGCTCGCCGGCACCCGGCCCCGGGGGTCGAGGATCACGCGCACCGGCTGGCGTCCGCTCACGTGGCGCACCGTCAGCAGCGGGTCGTCCTCGCAGGCGGTGCCGGCGCCGACCACCACGGCGTCCACCAGCGCCCGCAGCCGATGCAGGTGCGTCCTGCTCTCGAGGCCATTGATGTAGTACGAGTGGCCGCTCTCGGTGGCGATGCGGCCATCCAGGCTCTGGCCCAGCTGGGCGAGGGCAAGGCGGCCGGCATGCCCCGCCAGCGGCGCCAGGTTGTCGAGCAGTGCCCGGGCGTCGTCGCTCACCGGCACGTCAGACGTCCATCCGTGGGCCGTCAGGCGAAGCGGGCCGTCCTCATGCCCCGCCGCGTCGCGGCCGGTCGGGCCCTGACGGCCCTGGCAGAGGACTCGGCAGAGGGCCTGCCAGGCCGTCTCCTGGTCCAGGGGCGCTGAAGGGGAGGGGGTCATGAGGGCTCCGGGTCAGGGGAAAGCATTCATCATGCGCAGTCCGACACGGCGGGACAAGGTCTGCAAGGAGGGCATCATGCATCAGGTTGAACGGGCCATCTTCGATCTTCGACGCGGCATGACGGTGGTCGTCATCGACGGCGACACTCGCGTGCTGGTCCAGGCCATCGAGGGAGCCGGCGAGGAGGCCGTGTCACGCCTGGCCGGGCTGGCGGGCGACACGCCCTCGCTGGTCCTGAGTCGCCACCGGCTGGCGGTGCTGGGCGAGCCGGACGCCCGTCGGCTGGCCCGCCTGCCCTTGGCGGAGGGCACCGATCGGCAGCGGCTGGTCGACCTGGCCTTCGGCCTGGCGCCGGAGGCGAGGATCGGTCGCGAGGCGCTGGCCCGCTGGCGTCGGGCCCTGGAGCCGGCGCAGGCGGCGGACCGGGCGGCGCTGGCGCTGATGCGCCGGTCGCTGCTGATCCCGGCGGCGCTGGTGGCCCGGGTCAGCGAGGCCGAGTGGTCCGCCGTGCAGGCCCGGCTGGACGACGGCACCTGGCTCGCGGTCCGGGCGGACGAGGCCGAGCAGTGCCTGGAGGGGGGCGTCGGCATGCTCAA from Halomonas aestuarii encodes:
- a CDS encoding zinc-dependent alcohol dehydrogenase; this translates as MPHEIATAFWTLAPGQGALRQEPLARPGPGEVAVRTLYSGISRGTEALVFEGRVPESEWQRMRAPFQAGDFPGPVKYGYISVGVVEAGEPSLLGREVFCLYPHQDRYVVPADAVTPLPEGLPAARAVLSANMETAINAVWDAAPGVGDRIAVVGAGVVGALAAWMCAAMPGTRVELVDVMPGRSALAEALGLDFSLPDSARRENDLVIHASGQAEGLRLALSLSGSQAKVVEMSWFGSAEVVLPLGEAFHSRRLTLQASQVGHLPPERATRWDYRRRLALALDLLRDPRLDALISGESDFNELPALMPRLAAGGGDVLCHRLRYPNPS
- a CDS encoding 6-pyruvoyl trahydropterin synthase family protein — protein: MYRLNVRDHFMIAHSFRGEVFGPAQRLHGATYVVDVTFQRRELDDNGLVVDIGLAGEALKRVLAEFNFQNLDEVEEFQGRNTTTEFMARVLFERLATAIQLGHLGEAALGLDSLCVTLHESHVAWASYEGAL
- a CDS encoding glycosyltransferase family 4 protein, producing the protein MPQESRPDLVLIVAGDPDQKTGGYLYDARMVAELRRQAWRVEVVGLQGRFPLPDREARYSLATTLAGLPDDALVVIDGLAMGGLPDEVERHAERLRIVALVHHPLADETGLDVARQRWFRESEARALAAARRVIVTSHHTARGLSDFGVSDHRIRVAEPGVDRAPLADAALDSEAPAHACRLLCVATLTPRKGLGLLVEALASLTDRAWTCEVIGSHRRDPGHAAALLAEAQRLGLSDRLRFLGERDDRELEAAYRQADLFVLPSWYEGYGMVVTEALARGLPVITTTGGALADTLPPGAGIAVPPGDVGALREALSRWLDDPDLRRRLRRGAREARNGLADWQEAGRGFMAALDGIPEAPIRDAARPEARCSS
- a CDS encoding class I SAM-dependent methyltransferase, whose amino-acid sequence is MTASHDHDVFSAEWLSLREGLDARSRSHRLTGLAADWLSERDAPHGIVDLGSGSGSNLRFLSARLPGPQRWRLVDHDAELLAHARRRGAPLRDGAGRALGLETACRSLFPVDRELLADVDLVVASALFDLMPRSWVASLVGACASRGQALLLTLSVDGDCAFLDRRGERVEDGEDIAVRTLFQAHQLRDKGLGPALGGEAPAVLASLLTTAGFRVESAATPWHLAPGDTSQCSLAEALITGWHDAALEEAPTQATRLGDWRDRRLGGLHAGELGVTVGHRDLFAWPASSAGPA
- a CDS encoding lysylphosphatidylglycerol synthase transmembrane domain-containing protein, with product MASLLLLGGLWVWLEPGEVVDAVGPLAPGWMLLALALTLPQVLLSAWRWRLTSSRLGLPLGWGRALREYYLALFLNQVLPGGVAGDAARAWRHSRDSGRRGSAWRAVIIERASGQLALLLLTLLVVALSPLWQGLLGEALASLSSPLVLGVASLLVLLGVPVTRRLLRRPPVALAGLGGDLRRSLLASSVWPRQLAGSLLVVLSYALVFVCAARTIGVTLPLGTLLALVPPVLMAMVIPLSFAGWGLREGAAALVWGLAGLAPAEGVAVSMAYGLLVLVASLPGALCLPGPSRRAAAGPSGDGSGPGEVQVEDGVVAAAE
- a CDS encoding RibD family protein, yielding MTPSPSAPLDQETAWQALCRVLCQGRQGPTGRDAAGHEDGPLRLTAHGWTSDVPVSDDARALLDNLAPLAGHAGRLALAQLGQSLDGRIATESGHSYYINGLESRTHLHRLRALVDAVVVGAGTACEDDPLLTVRHVSGRQPVRVILDPRGRVPASLRLLSEAEAPTLHLVGEQVDIAPPASDHVTRLRLPVGTDGFDPAAVLDALAARGLERVLVEGGGITVSRFLEAGVLDRLHLLVAPLLIGSGRPGLAMTPIATLDQARRPVARSFRCGDDTVFDLDLTRP